The following proteins are co-located in the Desulfurococcus amylolyticus Z-533 genome:
- a CDS encoding ATP-dependent DNA ligase, giving the protein MSIGQADIPVRLIADVFERIEVITSRIQMTALLVTLFKQTPPEIIDRVVYLIQGRLWPDWKELPELGVGEKLLVKAIALATNSSEAQVEDLAKSLGDLGKVAEQLKSRISGRQQGVTLFSFTQQQPELTVNKVYDTLVRVAMAQGEGSKDLKIRLLAGLLREASPKEAKFIVRFVEGRLRVGIGEATVMDALAITYGGGAAARQVIERAYNLRADLGEVAKILALNGLEALRNVRPEVGVPIRPMLAERLSDPKEILEKVGGDAFVEYKYDGERAQIHKKDDKVWIFSRRLENITHQYPDVIELARDHLKAREVIVEGEIVAYDLDTGELKPFQELMHRKRKHEVRTALKEYPVKVFLFDLLYADGRDYTIEPLPVRRGKLLEIVDRTDEFTVAEYIRTSDVKELEKFFLKAISDGAEGVMVKALHDGSIYQAGTRGWLWIKFKRDYRSEMIDTVDLVVVGAFYGKGRRGGKYGALLMAAYNDEKDVFETVCKVGSGFKDEDLDKLPEILKPYIRDRKSPRVVAEMEPDVWVEPALVAEIIGAELTLSPIHTCAYGRIKSDAGLSIRFPRFIRWRPDKRPEDATTSNELVEMYNQQLKKIAGESKPVEEA; this is encoded by the coding sequence ATGAGTATCGGGCAGGCAGATATCCCGGTAAGGCTTATCGCCGATGTATTCGAGCGTATAGAGGTAATAACCTCAAGGATCCAGATGACCGCGCTGCTGGTTACTCTATTCAAGCAGACCCCACCAGAGATCATTGATCGCGTTGTCTATCTAATACAGGGCAGGCTATGGCCTGACTGGAAAGAACTCCCGGAGCTCGGGGTAGGCGAGAAGCTACTGGTTAAAGCTATAGCTCTGGCTACGAACAGTAGTGAGGCACAGGTTGAAGACCTAGCCAAAAGCCTCGGCGACCTGGGTAAAGTAGCCGAGCAATTAAAATCAAGGATCAGCGGTAGACAGCAGGGTGTAACATTATTCAGCTTCACTCAGCAACAACCGGAATTAACGGTTAACAAAGTATATGATACACTAGTAAGGGTGGCGATGGCTCAAGGCGAGGGAAGCAAGGATCTGAAAATAAGGCTTTTAGCCGGGCTCCTCAGAGAGGCCTCACCCAAGGAGGCCAAGTTCATCGTGAGGTTTGTCGAAGGCAGGCTAAGGGTTGGAATAGGCGAGGCAACAGTCATGGATGCCCTAGCAATAACTTATGGGGGTGGGGCGGCTGCTAGACAGGTTATCGAGAGAGCGTATAATCTCAGAGCGGATCTCGGGGAGGTAGCCAAGATACTTGCCTTGAATGGGTTGGAAGCCCTCAGGAATGTTAGGCCGGAGGTCGGGGTCCCTATAAGGCCAATGCTGGCTGAGAGGCTCAGCGACCCCAAGGAGATACTTGAAAAAGTGGGTGGGGATGCATTCGTCGAGTACAAGTATGATGGTGAGAGAGCCCAGATACATAAGAAGGATGATAAGGTATGGATTTTTTCCAGGAGGCTTGAAAACATAACCCACCAATACCCAGATGTCATTGAATTAGCTAGGGATCACTTAAAGGCTAGAGAAGTCATCGTGGAGGGTGAGATAGTAGCATACGACCTGGATACAGGTGAGTTGAAGCCTTTCCAAGAGCTTATGCATAGAAAGAGAAAGCACGAGGTCCGCACAGCACTTAAGGAATACCCTGTGAAGGTCTTCCTGTTTGATCTATTATACGCGGATGGACGGGACTATACCATAGAACCCCTCCCAGTTAGGAGGGGTAAACTATTGGAGATCGTTGATAGAACAGATGAGTTCACAGTGGCCGAGTATATAAGGACGAGCGATGTAAAAGAGCTTGAAAAATTCTTCTTGAAAGCCATAAGCGATGGAGCGGAGGGTGTTATGGTTAAAGCTTTACATGATGGCTCAATATATCAGGCTGGCACAAGGGGCTGGCTATGGATAAAGTTCAAGCGTGACTACAGGAGCGAAATGATCGATACAGTAGACCTAGTCGTCGTAGGAGCCTTCTATGGGAAGGGGAGGAGAGGTGGGAAGTACGGTGCACTACTCATGGCTGCCTATAACGATGAGAAAGACGTCTTCGAGACAGTATGCAAGGTGGGCTCCGGATTCAAGGACGAAGACCTAGACAAACTCCCAGAGATACTGAAGCCGTATATAAGAGATAGGAAGTCGCCTCGCGTGGTAGCCGAGATGGAGCCCGATGTATGGGTTGAGCCGGCACTTGTCGCTGAGATTATTGGGGCTGAATTAACTCTTTCACCAATACATACATGCGCCTATGGCAGGATTAAGAGTGATGCAGGCTTATCCATAAGGTTCCCAAGATTCATAAGGTGGAGGCCTGACAAGAGGCCTGAGGATGCTACAACTAGTAACGAGCTCGTTGAAATGTATAATCAGCAGTTAAAGAAGATAGCTGGAGAGAGTAAGCCGGTTGAGGAAGCCTAG
- a CDS encoding ATP/GTP-binding protein: MVSIIVFTGPAGSGKTSLVKAYSEWVRRTLLLRTAVVNLDPGVEEPGYKPVLDIRDFFTLRDVMVKYGLGPNGAFIKSSELIADYMEDILGRPPFSNIEKWDLVVVDTPGQMEAFIFRPASSVFLRRVSRLGNTVLVYLIDSSSIESVTDAVTLWFIYVLLQVKTGLPTIPVISKSDMARNREIVKLLIERPTDLLGMIRDDTGFAGDIIPDLLSIALKTMGPLRAVEVSALNKEGMDKLHALLHEVFCACGDLT, encoded by the coding sequence ATGGTCTCTATAATAGTGTTCACTGGTCCTGCAGGCTCTGGTAAGACAAGCCTGGTTAAAGCGTATAGCGAATGGGTTAGAAGAACACTCCTATTAAGGACGGCTGTGGTTAACCTGGATCCAGGTGTCGAGGAGCCTGGTTACAAGCCGGTGCTGGATATAAGGGATTTCTTCACACTCAGGGATGTAATGGTTAAATATGGTTTAGGCCCCAACGGCGCATTCATTAAGTCATCTGAGCTGATAGCTGATTACATGGAAGATATACTTGGCAGGCCACCGTTCTCTAATATTGAGAAATGGGATCTAGTAGTGGTTGATACACCAGGACAGATGGAGGCATTCATATTTAGGCCTGCTAGCAGTGTTTTCCTTAGAAGGGTATCCAGGCTAGGTAACACTGTACTAGTCTACTTAATCGACTCATCCTCAATAGAGAGCGTTACAGATGCCGTCACCTTGTGGTTTATATATGTACTGTTACAGGTTAAAACAGGACTGCCAACTATTCCGGTTATAAGTAAATCAGATATGGCCAGGAATCGTGAAATAGTGAAATTATTGATTGAGAGGCCAACGGATTTATTAGGCATGATCAGGGATGACACGGGGTTCGCTGGGGACATAATCCCTGATCTACTAAGCATAGCGTTGAAGACCATGGGGCCCCTAAGGGCTGTGGAGGTCTCAGCTTTGAATAAAGAGGGCATGGATA